A window of Malania oleifera isolate guangnan ecotype guangnan chromosome 2, ASM2987363v1, whole genome shotgun sequence genomic DNA:
ACTATGAAATCATTGTGTTGCactcttttttaaaatatttttttccgcCTAATGAGACTTAATACTTTGATTTATCATCGTTCATTAACCAATAGAAAGCGGACAACAATTCTCAAATAAATCATTTGAACTTtagttaaaatttctttttcttttttttattttattttttttattgtttgcatCATTCCTATCTCGTGCAATTCAGTCATTTTTGTGATAATTTTACTTTTCCATTTCAATATTCTTATCATAGTTCAAACTTGAGTTCTGTAATATAAAATTCTAAATCTCTAACCATGTTCCTCAAAAACTCCTATTATATTAAGTATATCCatttgttttaaaagaaaatCAGTGTATActacttaaataaaaatatataaaattaaaaaaaaaaaaaaagcaacgcTGTCCTAAAATTTAGGAATGTTTTGGAATAGATTTCGATAATAAAGGTAGGATAAAGGGTCCGATATTGAGCCATGTGGTTCATCTTCCCATACTTCTTTGTAGAAATAGATTTTTAATTCCCCTTATGGGCACTTTGTTAAATCTTTCGACATTTATATATATCTTTTTATTTTGccaattttttttatctattgTAACTTTTATTACAGCCGTTGGATCGTTTCTAAATCATACgattgtgtggtgtcatatatatgctTGTAAGTCATGGGAAAAAAAGGGTATTTGCTTGTCATTTTTGTGCAAGGAAAGTTAGAGGGGGCTTTCTCTTTAGGAAGATTTTTTCTTCACTGGTTTGACAGGTGAAgggtgtacaggggatctgggATTGGGGAGAGTCTGATCAGACCTTGTACTaccatcgtttcatagtggatttttctcctaGTGCAcactccgtggatgtaggcaatcttgccgaaccacataaaatctCTCATCTAcattttttctgtgaatgttctttatactatttattttgttgatcggaagattaaaatcgttGTGCGTCAACAAGTGGTCTCAGAGCACGGTTTCGATTGGGTGCAGATTTGATAGATCAGATCGAAATAAATTTTTTGGATAGTTTTTCTATAGGAGTGCTCAAGATCAGAGCGGTTCGTTCAGATCGGATTGAGGTACCCGGATTCAAATCAGGTGTTGGAAAATTATTCcaaaatttttcaattgaaaaattggATTGAGGTATGCGGATTCATATCAGGTGTTGGAAAATTATTCTAGAatttttttcaattgaaggaggatcatttttcaattgaaggtgtggaaaaaaaatttcagaaggaaaattttttttttcacgaaTAAAGAACATGATGAACAGTGCCAAAATTGGGTGACAAACTCGGATTCAAAATCAGGTCGGGTACAGAACGCAACAGGTTGACACACAGGTCAAGAGGCTGGGTTGTGGGTTCGATCCAAGCGGAACCCGATGAGTCAAGGTGCAGGTCAGCATCCGGGTCGACTAGCACACGTGCGGGTTTCACGTGTAATGGATCAGGGATCCGAGTCAAGCAGAACACATCGGACCTAGCAACCGGGTCGAGGCACGGATCCTCCCCGTGGAGCACTCACGTCATGCTGATGTCATCCTAACAGGTGCTGATgtcagaggagagagaaaaaaaatattttaatggcAAGTACTTCAACAGCCAAGTTCGAGGTGGAGCcttttaatggaaaaaataatttgAGTTTGTGGCAGAGCACTatgaaggatgtgttggtccaacaGGGATTGATTAAAGCATTGTATGGGAAAGACAAGAAGCCAGAGACCATGTCAGATGATCAATGGGAGGAGTTGGAAATGAAAGCGAAAAGTACCATTCACTTAAGTTTAGCTACGGAGATTAAATACAGTGTGTTGAATAAAACATCACCAGCTGAGCTTtggaaaaaaattggaaaatatttatatgtccaagtccttAGTTAATAGACTATATTTGAAGAAACAGTTGTATCAGTTGAGGATGACTGAGGGTACAGAAGTCAaagaccacctcaattatttcaataagataatcacACAGTTGttgagtattgaggtaaaaattgaggaggaaAATAAAGTTATGATTTTGTTGCATTCACTTCCCAGTTCACTTGATGCTTTGACAACCACACTACtgctaggtaaggagactcttacagttgatgaggtgactactgccattctaaagagtgagaattttcacaaaccagaTTATCCAAgacatggagaagggttggtggctaagggtgagtctagccaacaGCAAGGCAAGAGTTCTAGCAAGGGTAATTGGAATCGAGGGAAATCTCAATCCAAGTCCAGAGGTAAGAATGGGAATtggaggagtggttgtttttattgtgggaaaTAAAGGCATATGAAGAAGGACCGTCTAAGAaggaaaagagatttagaggaaaagaacaagaagaagacgCAGGCTACTGTAGTGGAAAGCAGTTCATCAGTTTTTGATGGGGATCTTTTGGCTGTTACTACTCCAGTTACTTAGCCGATACCTGGACTTTGGATTCGgcgtgctcatatcatatgtgtccatatagggactggtttgactcctatgaaccaatctctagagggacggtgttgatgggtaatgatgctccCTGTGATATTCTTGGTATTGGAACAGTCAAAAtcaggatgtttgatggtgtggttagaaccatcagggatgtgaggcatgttccagatagaaaaaaaatctgatttccttgggctctttggacagtaatggtttctctttttcagttagggatggtgtgctgaaaatggctagaggttcactggtagtaatgAAGGATCATCTGAGGAACAATTTGTACGCTCTAGTGGGTAGCACAATgacaggtggagctgcagctagtACCTCTTCAGATACAAATACATATGATACTACTCTGTGGCATATGAGGCTAGGTCACATGAGTGAGCATGGTTTGCAGGAGCTGCATAGGCGTAACTTATTgggaggtaattcttgttgtaagTTTAAGTTCTGTAAATACTGTTTGTTTAGTAAATAGCACAGAGTGAGTTTCAAAACAGGAAAGCATACAAGCAAGGAGGTGCTggagtacattcattcagatgtatgggttCCAGTACAGGTACAGTCTCacagtggtgctatttattttgtctcatttattgatgacttttccagGAAAATCTGGATGTATTTTCTGAAGCATAAGAGTGAGGTATTCATTAAGTTTAGGGAATGGAAAACTCAAGTAAAGAAACAAACAGGGAAACAGGTGAAGTTTCTGACATCAGACAATGGACTAGAGTACAAAAACAGCCAGTTAATAGACTTCTATAAGGAAGAGGGGATCACTAAGTACTATACAGTTTCACATggaccacagcagaatggggtggctgaaaggatgaacaaaacattactagagagggcaAGATGTATGAGGATTCAGGCTAATCTTCCTAAGTcattttgggcagaagcagtgagtATGACATGCTACCTGGTAAACAGGTCTCCTTCTACAGCTATTGATGCAAAGATTCCTGAGAAGGTATGGATAAGTAAGCCAGTAGATTACTCtatgttgagaatatttggttgttCGTCGTATGTGCATGTGTAGGAACAGGAAAGATCAAAGTTGGACTTTAAGTCCAAATCGTgcgtatttcttggtttccaagaatGAGTGAAGGGATACCGGTTGTGGGACCCTATGGCATGGAACATGGTCATTAGCAGGGATATGGTCTTCAATGAGGACGCCATGTTGAAAGAGAATGCTAATAATAGGGTGGAGTCTGCTTCAACAGGATTACCTATTTAGGTGGAGCTGGATAGTATTTAGAATTTAGGTATGggtttgaggacttagttgcatttgctctgattactagtagtggagatccttctgattttcaggaagCAGTTCAGAGTTCTGAATGAGATAGTTGGCTTGGAAccatggttgaggagatggagtctcttcataagaataacacttgggtgttggttcagaagcccaaggacaggaagctgattggttgtaagtgggttttcataaagaaagaacctacttcaaaatcagaagggataaaatataaggtcaggttagtagcaaaaggatacaaacaggaagaaggtatagattataatgaaatcttttctcctgttgttaagcatgcttatattagatccttgttagcattggttgccATACATGGTTTAGATCTggaacagatggatgtaaagacaactttcATTCATAatgagttggaggaagatattTTTATAGAGCAACTGGAggggtttgtggaacaaggtaaagTACACCTagtatgtaagttgaataggtctctttatggtttaaagtaaTCCCCTACgcaatggtataagaggtttgattcttatatgttgaggattgggtatgttaAAAGCAATTATGACAGTTGTGTTTACTTCAGATTGCTTAAgagtggtgtatatgtgatccttatgctatatgtggatgacatgttgattgcctctaaaaatactgatgagttgaatgtgttgaaagctAGGTTACAGGATGAGTGTGAGATGAAGGATCTTTGTGCAGCTAAAAAGATTCTTAGCATGGAAATCAGGAGGgacaaacaataaaaaaaactgTGGTTGTCACAATGTAAGTATATtaagaaggtgttggaaaggtttaatatggataaGGCTAAACCGGTAAGTACACCTCTAGTTGCTCATTTTCAGTTGTTTGCTAAACTTTGTCCTTctactgatgaggataagttggatatggctagtgtgccttataccagtgcagtagggagtctgatgtatgctatggtatgtagtagaccaGACTTGTCATATCTAGTTAGTTTGTTAAGAAAATATATGGCTAATCCaggtagaatgcattggaatgcggtgaaatggatttttagatatttgcgtggcacttctgattatggtattttgtttgaaagtactgatgattgtaatgttTAGGGTTACGTGGACTCCGATTATGCAGGTGGTTTGGATAAGAGGAGGTCTACTTCTGacttcatttttaccatggctggtggttccattagttggaaggctatgttgcaacctactacaactttgtctactacagaagctgaatacatagctttgGCAGAGGTAGGTAAGGTGGCTTTTGTGGTTAACTGGACTGATTTAGGAACTTGGTGTTATGCAGGATAGGTTACACGTATTCtatgatagtcagagtgcgatccacttagcaaggaatcaggtctaccactctcgcacgaagcatattgactTGCAATACCATAcagttagaggttgggttgaaagtggtaagttccagttattgaagatccacacagCTGGAAATGCTGCAAATATGCTCACGAAGCCTGTTACATTTTCTATGTTCAAGCACAGTCTAGATTTAGTTAATGTAGTCTTTTGTTGATTGTTGACAAGGCATCCCAGAGTgtggggatggaatgttgtgcttggcTATGAATaaaagccaaggtggagattattaaaaaatatgttttttatttatttattgtggcttttatcacagtcATTGGATCGTCTTTAAATCCAACGGTtttgtggtgtcatatatatgtttgtaagccatgggaaaaAGAGGGTATTTGCTTGTCATTTTTGTGCAAGGAAAGCTAGAGGGggctttctctctaggaagatttTTTCTTCACTGGTTTGACAGGTGAACGGGTGTACAGGGGATCTAGGATCGGGGAGAGTCTGATCAGATATTGTATTGCCATCATTTCATAGTTGATTTTTCTCCAAGTGCACGCTCCGTGGACGTAAGCAAtcttgttgaaccacgtaaaatctctcgtctacattttttttgtgaatgttctttgtgttatttattttgttgatcgaaAGATTAAAATCGCTACGCGTCAACAAATATAATTTGAATAGTATGTTAAATTTGT
This region includes:
- the LOC131148350 gene encoding uncharacterized mitochondrial protein AtMg00300-like, encoding MARGSLVVMKDHLRNNLYALVGSTMTGGAAASTSSDTNTYDTTLWHMRLGHMSEHGLQELHRRNLLGGKHTSKEVLEYIHSDVWVPVQENLDVFSEA